The Ooceraea biroi isolate clonal line C1 chromosome 1, Obir_v5.4, whole genome shotgun sequence genome has a window encoding:
- the LOC105278560 gene encoding LOW QUALITY PROTEIN: NAD kinase 2, mitochondrial (The sequence of the model RefSeq protein was modified relative to this genomic sequence to represent the inferred CDS: inserted 2 bases in 2 codons) — protein sequence MRSRIRTTMTGVGLYQQSLHVHRKSRTQDELRIDALASSTRRKIADAVQPRRRVLPWLALNEVFMTEILAAKSITFAIQVNDEEELTTRSSGIGFYTGSGSRSWFREMNLLQTETVQTVVAMATGRELSGKETSELLYKYHSGLLFPPDDPKMAYMIYECXRSMRFPKSLPERRKCRSIRVKSFGFDAGLILDGCVCMPFNDGSTALFEIRPXYALKNIVLR from the exons ATGCGGAGTCGCATACGCACGACAATGACTGGGGTGGGACTCTACCAACAATCCCTTCATGTGCACCGAAAGAGCCGCACGCAGGACGAGTTAAGGATCGA TGCACTCGCGAGTTCTACTCGGAGGAAAATAGCGGACGCCGTGCAGCCTCGCCGAAGAGTTTTGCCATGGTTAGCATTAAACGAG GTGTTCATGACTGAAATTTTAGCGGCGAAATCGATCACGTTCGCGATCCAGGTCAACGATGAGGAAGAATTAACGACTCGCTCGTCAGGAATCGGTTTCTACACAGGCTCGGGTTCGCGATCCTGGTTCAGGGAGATGAATCTCCTGCAGACCGAAACCGTTCAGACAGTCGTCGCTATGGCGACTGGCAGAGAACTCAGTGGGAAGGAAACTAGCGAATTGTTGTACAAGTATCACAGCGGTCTCCTATTCCCGCCAG ATGATCCAAAAATGGCGTACATGATATATGAAT TTCGCAGTATGCGCTTCCCAAAGTCGCTCCCGGAAAGGCGAAAGTGTCGCAGCATCAGAGTGAAGTCGTTCGGCTTTGACGCCGGTCTGATTCTAGATGGATGCGTGTGCATGCCCTTCAATGACGGCAGCACCGCGCTCTTCGAGATCCGGC AATACGCGCTGAAGAATATCGTTCTGCGATAA
- the LOC105278506 gene encoding modular serine protease encodes MPTVSSSSTMSHVGGASPVMSARTVALSVALSLLVLLPSLFAHDDSWTFYSSSDRYPVAANGPPGQSKRGGANPPGHNKWGVAGKGPPGGRGPPGLAGGSPPGLHGKHPPGWNKVDEISSEGENLPDPDRESIHTPRPNNSGNDNDNRGPAGPDGYVPDSNRFPQNRQCRDGEFRCRNNECVPQSARCDNKADCRDSSDEELCFANRNQENGCVLPEPPEGGHYQLRGCESRHCTKRPGDTVPLNSILTYSCKDNYVLSGNTISVCVNNEWYEPPSCHKVCPPLNSTTVDITCSYQGETASCSERVLPGTRAALACKSSYKLPLTNDPAYREITCLEDGLWDQRVFRCLPECGTSIAHGNTLVVNGFQAKVGAFPWHVGIYGKKRMNQYEQICGGTLISNNLVVSAAHCFYDEVYNKPKDASDYAVAAGKHYRDWDTKEEYTQKSMVDSIRLGGRYMGARGNFAEDIALLKLKTPFELTTLVRPVCMDWDNLYEREQLQTGQAGKVVGWGKDIKGESTTSLQEIAMPFVPYQQCLSAVPFDFRGFITSDKFCAGHLNGSSVCEGDSGGGLSFEKNGLWYLRGIVSVSPVKGGSCDYNSYVGFTSISHFRDWIREAYVSDT; translated from the exons ATGCCCACGGTCAGTTCCTCGTCGACTATGAGCCATGTCGGCGGTGCGTCTCCAGTTATGAGCGCTCGCACAGTCGCACTCTCAGTGGCTCTCTCGTTGCTGGTTTTACTGCCGTCGC TATTCGCGCATGATGATTCGTGGACTTTCTATTCCTCTTCTGATCGATACCCGGTAGCCGCGAATGGTCCACCGGGCCAATCCAAGCGGGGTGGAGCCAATCCACCGGGTCATAATAAATGGGGAGTTGCTGGCAAAGGGCCGCCAGGTGGTCGCGGTCCTCCCGGATTAGCAGGCGGCAGTCCCCCAGGATTACATGGTAAACATCCTCCGGGCTGGAACAAGGTGGACGAGATATCGTCCGAAGGTGAAAATCTTCCGGATCCAGACAGAGAATCCATTCATACGCCTCGTCCCAACAATAGCggtaacgataacgataacaGAGGTCCAGCTGGTCCAGACGGCTACGTGCCCGATTCGAACAGATTCCCGCAGAATCGACAGTGCAG AGACGGAGAATTTCGCTGCCGCAACAACGAATGCGTGCCACAAAGCGCCAGATGCGATAATAAAGCCGATTGTCGGGATTCCAGCGACGAagaactttgctttgc GAACCGGAATCAGGAGAACGGCTGTGTACTGCCTGAACCGCCAGAAGGTGGACACTACCAATTGAGAGGCTGCGAAAGCAGACACTGCACGAAACGTCCCGGTGACACGGTACCCCTAAACAGCATCCTTACTTATAGTTGTAAAGATAATTACGTGCTGAGCGGAAACACCATTTCTGTTTGTGTCAACAACGAATGGTACGAGCCGCCTTCGTGCCACA AAGTATGCCCGCCGCTGAACAGCACCACCGTAGACATCACCTGCAGCTACCAGGGAGAAACGGCGTCCTGTAGCGAGCGTGTTCTGCCCGGTACACGGGCTGCGCTCGCCTGTAAATCATCTTATAAATTACCTTTAACGAACGATCCGGCTTACAGAGAGATCACGTGTCTCGAGGATGGTTTATGGGACCAGCGCGTTTTTCGCTGCCTGCCAG AGTGCGGCACATCCATCGCGCACGGCAACACTTTGGTCGTGAACGGATTCCAGGCCAAAGTGGGGGCTTTTCCCTGGCACGTGGGCATTTACGGCAAGAAACGCATGAACCAATACGAGCAGATATGCGGCGGCACTCTCATCAGCAACAATCTCGTCGTGTCAG CGGCCCACTGCTTCTATGACGAGGTCTATAACAAGCCTAAGGATGCGTCAGATTACGCCGTGGCTGCCGGCAAGCATTATCGTGACTGGGACACCAAAGAGGAATACACCCAAAAGTCCATGGTGGACAGCATTCGATTGGGCGGACGGTACATGGGGGCGAGGGGTAATTTCGCCGAAGACATCGCTCTGTTGAAGCTGAAGACGCCGTTCGAGCTGACCACCCTCGTGAGGCCCGTCTGCATGGATTGGGACAACTTGTACGAGCGGGAGCAGCTGCAAACGGGCCAGGCCGGCAAG GTGGTCGGTTGGGGTAAGGACATCAAAGGAGAATCCACTACGAGCTTACAGGAAATTGCCATGCCGTTCGTGCCATACCAGCAGTGTTTGTCCGCTGTCCCCTTCGATTTCCGAGGATTCATCACGTCCGACAAGTTCTGCGCCGGGCACTTGAACG GTTCCAGCGTTTGCGAAGGCGACAGCGGCGGCGGCCTTAGCTTCGAGAAGAACGGCCTCTGGTATCTTCGCGGTATCGTCAGCGTGAGCCCGGTGAAAGGAGGCAGTTGCGATTACAACTCGTACGTCGGATTCACCTCCATCAGTCATTTCCGCGATTGGATTCGCGAGGCTTACGTCAGCGATACGTAA
- the LOC105278505 gene encoding uncharacterized protein LOC105278505, which produces MNALLQKHQARHVYRVPEGLSELCSDIAREVLRSQPRNIYCFVADYVEALLMTRENAKVAVRVVNNILLGSQAIVGILHRSGLSLEQIICAAPRIQAAFRGHYERMLLNESQGLVQWQRAATRTLEILRKAGATQAKASRAAILIQATYRGYYTRRNLKMKMMQAATAYSPEQKKDEVDVIEPEEKKDEVDMIEPEEIVQAVAWLDTIYEDSGLTLPRAHEAASIIQKAYKQYHQKKSDNVPREESTKSMVAGALIKDLHERIFDEVMRWEEIPTEFGNREDLTKTAEELRRAFNDRLTRARMAQEEYEEEDEEEGAVRLEDPNESRPINDATYLDNVTKDQEEGRGIEVEPGRDEGTTAYVRD; this is translated from the exons ATGAACGCCCTGCTCCAGAAACACCAGGCCAGACACGTGTACAGAGTCCCGGAAGGACTGAGCGAGCTGTGCTCCGACATCGCACGCGAG GTTCTGCGCTCGCAACCGAGGAACATTTATTGCTTCGTCGCAGATTACGTAGAAGCGCTCTTGATGACACGGGAGAACGCGAAAG TCGCGGTGAGAGTCGTAAACAATATCCTGCTGGGAAGCCAAGCGATCGTGGGCATACTTCACCGCAGCGGCCTGAGTCTGGAGCAGATCATCTGCGCCGCGCCCAGGATTCAG GCCGCTTTCCGCGGGCACTACGAAAGAATGTTGCTGAACGAGTCCCAGGGCTTGGTCCAGTGGCAACGAGCGGCGACGAGGACTCTTGAGATCCTGAGGAAGGCCGGAGCTACGCAGGCGAAAGCGTCAAGAGCCGCGATTTTGATACAA GCTACTTATCGCGGCTACTACACGAGGAGGAATCTGAAAATGAAGATGA TGCAGGCTGCTACCGCGTATTCACCAGAGCAGAAAAAGGATGAAGTGGATGTGATAGAGCCAGAGGAGAAAAAGGATGAAGTGGACATGATAGAGCCAGAGGAGATTGTCCAAGCGGTGGCCTGGCTGGACACGATATACGAGGATTCAGGATTGACGCTGCCGAGAGCCCATGAAGCCGCTTCTATCATCCAA AAAGCTTACAAGCAATATCACCAGAAGAAGAGCGACAACGTGCCGCGGGAAGAATCGACCAAGTCGATGGTGGCGGGAGCGCTCATCAAAGATCTACACGAGAGGATCTTCGACGAGGTCATGAGGTGGGAGGAGATCCCCACAGAATTCGGAAATCGCGAGGACTTGACGAAGACCGCGGAGGAACTTCGGCGTGCCTTTAATGATCGGCTGACGCGCGCTCGTATGGCACAGGAAG AATatgaggaagaggacgaggaggaaggaGCCGTTCGTTTGGAAGATCCCAACGAATCGAGACCGATAAACGACGCTACGTACTTGGACAATGTGACGAAGGATCAGGAGGAAGGTCGAGGGATCGAGGTGGAACCGGGACGTGACGAAGGAACAACTGCGTACGTGCGGGATTAG
- the LOC113562266 gene encoding uncharacterized protein LOC113562266 codes for MSLCPSSSHQLVAAAIAFRRARRKFPKNFGLDSALERAKGNPRESPAETTTTREGPINQARSSASLVRRAYSSRSDHICPASVRCRDHDRSCSEEGSIGCSCCRTRNVAEDISELRNDCSGGDTVDVAPGRECDQSVIASSADRKNEFAKPAERDRCETSYGISGGKAQHKSWREQMRGEDGRLYARQCSSKNYPGIISVACEENDELVRDESDNDDDNEEENVGNDDGDDNEEDDDDVAVINHKDSMCILAEKYKTSRKSRAKRCAKDNCKDKSQNKSQTSEAIDQPRESPRGNANAVPHEESASVKHVCRVRHCEGCDTARACRDRGCRQAPPEGEYDQFKCPLNGTRCCSSRAPCGRTF; via the exons ATGTCGCTTTGTCCGTCGTCGTCTCATCAGCTTGTAGCGGCGGCGATCGCTTTCCGACGTGCCCGTCGCAAATTTCCGAAGAATTTCGGCCTGGATAGCGCACTCGAACGCGCCAAGGGGAACCCAAGAGAATCGCCC GCGGAAACCACGACGACCCGCGAAGGGCCCATTAATCAAGCGAGATCGAGCGCCTCGCTGGTGAGACGCGCATACAGCTCCCGATCTGATCACATCTGTCCGGCGAGCGTGCGGTGCCGCGATCACGATCGCTCCTGCAGCGAGGAGGGCTCGATCGGCTGCAGTTGCTGCCGGACCAGGAACGTTGCTGAAGACATTTCGGAGTTGCGGAACGATTGCAGCGGCGGAGACACAGTCGATGTCGCGCCAGGCCGAGAGTGCGACCAGTCTGTGATAGCGTCGAGTGCCGATCGCAAAAATGAGTTCGCTAAACCGGCCGAGCGGGACAG ATGCGAGACGTCGTACGGGATCTCCGGCGGGAAAGCTCAGCACAAAAGCTGGCGGGAACAGATGCGAGGCGAGGATGGTCGATTGTACGCGCGGCAGTGCAGCTCCAAGAACTACCCCGGAATAATATCCGTCGCTTGTGAGGAGAACGATGAGCTCGTGCGCGACGAGagcgacaacgatgacgacaacgaggaggagaacgtcggcaacgacgacggcgacgacaatgaagaggacgacgacgatgtggCCGTTATCAATCACAAGGACTCCATGTGCATCCTCGCGGAAAAATACAAAACCAGCAGGAAAAGTCGCGCTAAAAGATGCGCGAAGGACAACTGTAAGGACAAGTCGCAGAACAAATCGCAGACTTCGGAGGCCATCGATCAGCCGCGAGAATCGCCGCGCGGAAACGCGAACGCGGTTCCGCACGAGGAATCTGCGAGCGTCAAACACGTTTGCCGCGTTAGACATTGCGAGGGTTGCGACACCGCGAGGGCGTGCAGAGATCGTGGATGTCGACAGGCTCCGCCGGAGGGTGAATACGACCAATTCAAGTGCCCTTTGAACGGGACCCGCTGCTGCTCAAGTCGAGCGCCTTGTGGACGTACCTTCTGA